TGACGCCACCGGAGCACCCGCGGATCACCTACCGCAACTTCTTCCCCGCGGACTCCCGCTGGGTCTTCGCCGGACTGCGGCTCGCCCGGTGACCCGCGCCCAGCTCGAGACGGACCTGCGCGACGGCCTGTGGTCGAGTCCGCCCTCCCTGCCACCGCGATGGTTCTACGACGAGCGCGGCAGCCGGCTCTTCGACCAGATCACCGCCCTGCCGGAGTACTACCCCACACGGGCCGAGCACGAGATCCTGCAGGCCCGCAGCCCCGAGATCATCGCGATCACCGGAGCCCGTGGCGTGGACGAGCTCGGTGCCGGGACGTCCGCGAAGACCCGAGTGCTCCTGGACGCACTCACGGCCGGTGGTCGCCGTGCCGTGTACGCGCCGCTGGACATCAGCAGTGAGGTGTTGCTGGAGACCGCTGCCCAGCTGCGGTCGGAGTACCCGACGCTCACGGTCGAGCCCGCGGTCGCCGACTTCCTGCACCTCCCACCACTCGTCGGCGAGCCGGGCGAGCGGCTGCTGCTCTTCCTCGGGGGCACGATCGGCAACTTCACCGACGCCGAGCGCGACGACTTCCTCGCGATGGTGTCTCAGGCGCTCGCCCCGGGGGACCACTTCCTGGTGGGGGCGGACCTGGTCAAGGACCCCACCCGACTCACGGCCGCCTACGACGACGCCGCCGGGGTCACGGCGCAGTTCGACCTCAATCTCATCGACGTCATCAACCGCACGGTGCCGGTCACCGGCCTGCACCGCGAGGACTTCGCGCACGAGGCGGTCTGGGACGAGCGGGCCTCGCACATCGAGATGCGGCTGCGCGCCGTCCGCGACGTCGACGCGGACTTCACCGGCATCGGTCGGCGCTGGCGGTTGGCGAAGGGGGAGTACCTGCGCACGGAGATCTCCCGCAAGTTCCGCCTCGAGGAGCTGCACGCCGAGCTCGCCACGCACGGGTTGGC
The DNA window shown above is from Janibacter sp. A1S7 and carries:
- the egtD gene encoding L-histidine N(alpha)-methyltransferase, whose product is MTRAQLETDLRDGLWSSPPSLPPRWFYDERGSRLFDQITALPEYYPTRAEHEILQARSPEIIAITGARGVDELGAGTSAKTRVLLDALTAGGRRAVYAPLDISSEVLLETAAQLRSEYPTLTVEPAVADFLHLPPLVGEPGERLLLFLGGTIGNFTDAERDDFLAMVSQALAPGDHFLVGADLVKDPTRLTAAYDDAAGVTAQFDLNLIDVINRTVPVTGLHREDFAHEAVWDERASHIEMRLRAVRDVDADFTGIGRRWRLAKGEYLRTEISRKFRLEELHAELATHGLAPDGGWTDEAEDFSLTLARATG